CAAGGCATATAGCAGCGTGGGACCGCCGTAGTTATCGGCAATAAACGTCGTGGCCAGGGCAATAGTGACGCAAATAATGACCCCGGGCATGACTTGCTGGCCCCTGGCAAACAGGTTGGGCAACGACAGTCGCGTTGGCTCGAGACTCGCCATCTTTTTATCACTCCTGGAACTATCAGCTTGCGTTGGGCATCACCACCACCGGCACCCGCGCGCGTTTGATCACGCCCTTGGTGACCTTGCCGGCGTAGGACGCCATTTGATGTTGCTTGTTGGCCGCCATGACGATCATGCTGATGTTTTCCTGGCTGGCGAAATGGGCAATCACCGAAGCGGGATGCCCTTCAAGCACGGTATTGACAATGCGGCCTTCTTCCATGGCCTTTTTCAGCGGCGGGTACTGCTGACAGGCAGCGTCAACGTTTTCTGTCAGCTTTTCGCGCCGCTCCCTGATGCGCTGCTGCATCATCGCTTCCAGAGCCTCGCGATCACGGATGTTGATTTTCAGC
This DNA window, taken from Halomonas piscis, encodes the following:
- a CDS encoding universal stress protein; the protein is MAKEHESVLCSVGLRGNDGHVLEKALALANATGADMHVLHVIKPLSGDVLNTLKINIRDREALEAMMQQRIRERREKLTENVDAACQQYPPLKKAMEEGRIVNTVLEGHPASVIAHFASQENISMIVMAANKQHQMASYAGKVTKGVIKRARVPVVVMPNAS